Proteins found in one Corynebacterium zhongnanshanii genomic segment:
- a CDS encoding enoyl-CoA hydratase-related protein: MTSSTEFETILVDVADHVATITINRPKALNALNSTVLAEVTAAAEKFDSDAEVGAIVLIGSEKAFAAGADIKEMKDQTYPEVADQRLFAEWEKLASLSTPLITAVSGFALGGGCEVAMLGDILLASESATFGQPEINLGVIPGMGGTQRLTRAVGKYKAMDLILTGRMMKAEEAERAGLVSRVLPTEGFAEEVHKIAAGIASKSHVALEAAKKTVDAAYQTTLTEGVELERQQFWKLFATEDQKEGMSAFVEKRDPEWKHR; the protein is encoded by the coding sequence ATGACTAGCAGCACCGAATTTGAAACCATCCTCGTCGACGTTGCCGACCACGTCGCCACCATCACCATCAACCGACCCAAGGCCCTCAACGCCCTGAATTCCACCGTCCTGGCCGAAGTCACCGCCGCCGCTGAGAAATTTGATTCCGACGCCGAGGTGGGCGCCATTGTGCTCATCGGTAGCGAAAAAGCCTTCGCAGCCGGGGCTGATATCAAGGAAATGAAGGATCAAACCTATCCTGAGGTCGCCGATCAGCGACTATTCGCGGAATGGGAGAAGCTGGCGTCGTTATCTACCCCGCTGATCACCGCAGTATCCGGATTCGCCCTGGGCGGCGGGTGCGAGGTGGCCATGCTCGGCGACATCCTCCTGGCGAGCGAGTCAGCCACGTTCGGCCAGCCCGAGATCAACCTCGGCGTCATCCCAGGAATGGGGGGAACGCAGCGTCTCACCAGGGCGGTCGGCAAGTACAAAGCCATGGACCTGATCCTCACCGGACGCATGATGAAGGCCGAGGAAGCGGAGCGAGCAGGGCTCGTGTCCCGCGTGCTGCCCACCGAAGGATTCGCCGAGGAAGTTCATAAGATCGCGGCAGGCATTGCCTCCAAGTCCCACGTGGCGCTCGAGGCGGCGAAGAAGACCGTCGACGCGGCCTACCAGACCACCCTCACCGAGGGCGTGGAGCTGGAGCGCCAGCAGTTCTGGAAGCTCTTCGCCACGGAGGACCAGAAGGAAGGCATGTCCGCATTCGTGGAGAAGCGCGATCCGGAGTGGAAGCACCGCTAA
- the cysK gene encoding cysteine synthase A — MAKIYDNLTDLIGNTPLLKVNKVNDGDATVLLKLEAANPGNSVKDRIGKAIIDAAEKDGSLKPGGTIVEATSGNTGIALAMVGAAKGYKVILTMPETMSNERRIMLRALGAELVLTPGAGGMQGAVDKANEIVESTDNAILARQFSNPANPEVHYNTTGREVYEDTDGKVDIFVAGVGTGGTVSGAAKYLKEQNPDIRIVGVEPADSPLLTEGRFGPHKIQGLGTNFFPENLNKDIIDDVYDVALDDAVKTARQLAAEEGVLSGISSGANVWAALQEAKKPENAGKTIVVIVPDFGERYVSTLLFEDLRD; from the coding sequence ATGGCAAAGATTTACGACAACCTCACTGATCTCATCGGAAACACTCCGCTGCTCAAGGTCAACAAAGTCAACGACGGCGACGCCACCGTTCTGCTGAAGCTGGAAGCCGCTAACCCCGGCAACTCCGTCAAGGACCGCATCGGTAAGGCCATCATCGACGCTGCAGAGAAGGACGGCTCCCTGAAGCCAGGCGGCACCATCGTGGAAGCAACCTCCGGTAACACCGGAATCGCACTGGCCATGGTCGGCGCAGCCAAGGGCTACAAGGTCATCCTGACCATGCCAGAGACCATGTCCAACGAGCGCCGCATCATGCTGCGCGCCCTGGGCGCAGAGCTGGTTCTGACCCCAGGTGCAGGCGGAATGCAGGGGGCCGTGGACAAGGCCAACGAGATCGTGGAGTCCACCGACAACGCCATCCTGGCCCGCCAGTTCTCCAACCCAGCCAACCCTGAGGTGCACTACAACACCACCGGCCGCGAGGTCTACGAAGATACCGACGGCAAGGTAGACATCTTCGTCGCAGGTGTGGGTACCGGCGGAACCGTCTCCGGTGCTGCAAAGTACCTGAAGGAGCAGAACCCAGACATCCGCATCGTGGGTGTGGAGCCAGCCGACTCCCCACTGCTGACCGAGGGACGCTTCGGACCTCACAAGATCCAGGGCCTGGGCACCAACTTCTTCCCAGAGAACCTGAACAAGGACATCATCGACGACGTCTACGACGTTGCCCTGGACGACGCGGTGAAGACCGCTCGCCAGCTGGCCGCTGAAGAGGGCGTGCTGTCCGGAATCTCCTCCGGCGCCAACGTCTGGGCCGCTTTGCAGGAGGCAAAGAAGCCTGAGAACGCCGGCAAGACTATCGTGGTAATCGTCCCTGACTTCGGTGAGCGCTACGTCTCCACCCTTCTGTTCGAAGACCTGCGCGACTAG
- the epsC gene encoding serine O-acetyltransferase EpsC → MSIIGRIREDLANARQHDPAARGDLENAIVYSGLHAIWAHRVSHVLWTKGLRGPARVLSQITRALTGIEIHPGATIGRRFFIDHGMGVVIGETAEIGDDVMLYHGVTLGGSELVQRKRHPTIGNGVMIGAGAKVLGPVTIGEGSAVGANAVVTKDAPPHSILTGIPAQPRPRKPSQTTPLVDAVKWVDDLQNNI, encoded by the coding sequence GTGAGCATTATCGGACGCATTCGCGAGGACCTCGCCAACGCCCGACAGCATGACCCCGCAGCACGAGGCGACCTAGAAAACGCCATTGTGTATTCCGGGCTGCACGCCATCTGGGCGCATCGCGTGTCCCACGTTCTGTGGACCAAGGGGCTCCGCGGCCCCGCCCGCGTGTTGAGCCAAATCACTCGCGCGCTCACGGGCATCGAAATCCACCCAGGCGCCACCATTGGCCGGAGGTTCTTCATCGACCACGGCATGGGCGTAGTCATCGGTGAGACCGCCGAAATCGGCGACGATGTCATGCTCTACCACGGCGTGACCCTCGGCGGCTCCGAGCTGGTTCAGCGCAAGCGCCACCCCACCATCGGCAACGGTGTGATGATCGGCGCTGGCGCCAAGGTGCTGGGCCCCGTCACCATCGGTGAGGGCTCCGCTGTGGGCGCGAATGCGGTGGTGACGAAGGACGCCCCACCGCATTCCATCCTGACGGGCATTCCGGCGCAGCCACGGCCGCGCAAGCCCTCTCAGACCACGCCTCTGGTGGACGCCGTCAAGTGGGTTGACGACCTCCAGAACAACATTTAG